ATAGCTCCACCGAGAACCACACCTGCAATCACCTGCCAGACCGTGTGAGCGTGCAGGATGACGCGCGAAGTCGCGACGGCAGCTACTACGGCGATGGCCACGACTCCCCAAAATGTCCAGCTCCAAACGGCAACCGCGACGAGACTGGCCATCGTCGTGTGAGCAGAAATCTTCCACCAGGCGCTTACGATCCCTACTGCAGCGACCGCGAGCATGGTTGCTAAGACAGCTCGGTAGACCAGCGTGGGCGCTCCCATCATGGGCAGGACGCAGAGCGCCGTGGCCGCAGCAAGGATCGAGATGATAGCGAGTAGAACCCGCGCCCGGCGATCGGGTATGAACCGGTTTTGGAGTTTCCCGCACCTTATTCCAAGCGCTATCACTGCGGCAGGAACACCTGCAGTTATCATCGCCGCAACAAGCCCAACCAGCGGCGAGCCTCCGATCCAACCGCACGCAATCAGCAAGAAGACAGCCAAGTTCAACGTTGCAAAGGTGGTGGAAATGAACCGCGCGAAACTCACCACGAATGGAGCCTACTGCAGCAGTGTCTCTGAAAGGTGAACATCTTCCCGAGACAGCCCTAGCCACTGACCGAGTTAAAACCAGCTGATCGACCCCAGGTTGGTATAGCTGGGGGATCGCAGTCAGTGATCTGCTTGATCTTCTTGTCGAGGTCGGATCAGATCGCCTCGCCTTGCTACGCCGTGAACATCGATACCGTTGTGGCTATCACCACTCGTTCTTGGACATGCTGGCTTGTGTTGTTTGGTGGTCGGGCTGTCAGCTTGTGGGCGGGTGGAGTGCGTCTTTGAAGTGGGTGCCTAGGCGTTCCATTGCGTCGCGGGCGGCGGGGGAGGAGACGTGTTGGTAGCGGCGGGTGGGTTTTCTCGTCGACGTGGCCGACGATCTCTCCCACGATTTTCGCGTCGATGCCGAGTTCCATTAGCGCGGTCGCGGTGGTGTGTCGCGCCCAGTGTGTGGTTGGGATACCGGGTGTCCCGGGTGCTCGGTCTTTCGGTGGTTTCGTCTGTTCCTGGCTGATGACACCAGCTCGGAACAGCAAGTCGCGCCACAGCTGCTGATCCTCGTGCGGGAGGTAGGGGCGGCCGTCTTCGTGCCGCCATAGCAGGCCGTAGGGGTTCGGGCGGTCTTTCGTCGCCTCAAGGTATTCACGTAGGACCGCGACCACGGGCGGGATGAGAGGAACCGTGCGCGATTTTCCCGACTTCGGTCGGATCAGAGCCAGCCTCCCATACAGGTGGATGTACTCCAGGGAGGGTTTCACCTTGAACCGGCGTTGGGGGCATGACGAGCCGCGCTTGGTCAGACACGACCACCGTCCGTCCGCGAGTGGCTCGCAACCGTGCTCGGAGCGCAGCTCCTCAAGCTGCCAGTCCACGCGCAGAGTCCCCGCGTCAAGATCCAGGCCCTCGATCAGGGCTCCGAGTCGTTCGGACTGACGGATGCCATCGAGCACCGCCACCCACCAGCGGGTGCCCTCCACGTTCGCGGATGCGGCGAGCACGGCGAGCGCCTGCTCGGTGCTGAGGCTACCGCGAGGGTTCTTCGCGATGACCTCCGGAGGCTTCACGTCGTCCACGACGTTGCGCGTCACAAGCCCGTCGGCCTTCGCGGCGCTGAGCATGCCGCATGAGAATCTCATGCGCCTTACGCGCGGTGCTCGTCGCGAGGCCAGCATCGAAGACGGCCTTATGCACCAGGCGAACATCCGACGGTTTCAGCTCCGAGATCCGGCGACGACCAAGGAGAGGAACGATCCAGTTGCGCATCAGAGACTCTGTAGTCGCGAGTGAGTTCGGCTTCAGCCTCATCCGACAATCGGTCTCGACATAGTGCTCAGCCCATGCCGCAACAGTCACCGTGCGATCCAAGGTCGTACCGTACTCCGCGATCTCCGCAAGCTTCTGCTTCAACCTCTCACGCGCGACAGTTTGCGTCCGCGCCGACACCTCACGCTGCCGGCGGCGACCATCAGGGTGGAAGCCGTCGTCATACCGCCCACGCCACAGGCCCTTTGCCCTGTCATAGTGCAGACCGCCCTCACCCGGCGACCGCTTCTTCGGCATCACTCCCCACCATTCTCACCAGGTACCCACATAAGTCCCCACATACAACCGCAAAAACTATGTTTGCAGATGCACCCCCCGAAGACCATCACTTCCGCATAAATCCGGGGATCTCAGACCTATTTGCCAACATACTGCGACCCCACAAAACACCATACCATTTATGCTCAGCGGAACGGTACGACCGGCTGACGCCTCCGCCCGCTAGCTCCAGCGGTGGTCCTGCACCGCCATCCGGGGACCGCGCCGCTGGAACCGGAATCCGCTCGCCAGGATCAACCGGACGATCCGCTGCCGCTGGCCGGCCCAGGGCGCGA
This genomic window from Leifsonia xyli subsp. cynodontis DSM 46306 contains:
- a CDS encoding tyrosine-type recombinase/integrase — protein: MRFSCGMLSAAKADGLVTRNVVDDVKPPEVIAKNPRGSLSTEQALAVLAASANVEGTRWWVAVLDGIRQSERLGALIEGLDLDAGTLRVDWQLEELRSEHGCEPLADGRWSCLTKRGSSCPQRRFKVKPSLEYIHLYGRLALIRPKSGKSRTVPLIPPVVAVLREYLEATKDRPNPYGLLWRHEDGRPYLPHEDQQLWRDLLFRAGVISQEQTKPPKDRAPGTPGIPTTHWARHTTATALMELGIDAKIVGEIVGHVDEKTHPPLPTRLLPRRPRRNGTPRHPLQRRTPPAHKLTARPPNNTSQHVQERVVIATTVSMFTA
- a CDS encoding tyrosine-type recombinase/integrase, which translates into the protein MPKKRSPGEGGLHYDRAKGLWRGRYDDGFHPDGRRRQREVSARTQTVARERLKQKLAEIAEYGTTLDRTVTVAAWAEHYVETDCRMRLKPNSLATTESLMRNWIVPLLGRRRISELKPSDVRLVHKAVFDAGLATSTARKAHEILMRHAQRREGRRACDAQRRGRREASGGHREEPSR